The following proteins are encoded in a genomic region of Hyla sarda isolate aHylSar1 chromosome 3, aHylSar1.hap1, whole genome shotgun sequence:
- the DYNLT2B gene encoding dynein light chain Tctex-type protein 2B has protein sequence MGESSDNSYCIRPNFQHKFRTAAVKDCIRSVLKEELKSKQYIPEEVPQLSRLLSETIKDKLKEMGFDRYKMVVQVVIGEQRGEGVKMAARCFWDADTDNYAEDVFMNEYLFCVAAAFGCFYY, from the exons ATGGGGGAAAGCAGCGATAATTCCTACTGCATCCGGCCGAACTTTCAGCATAA GTTCAGGACGGCAGCAGTAAAAGACTGTATACGATCTGTGCTGAAGGAAGAACTTAAAAGCAAACAATATATTCCTGAAGAGGTTCCACAGCTGTCTCGCCTTTTGTCAGAGACAATAAAAGATAAACTCAAAG AAATGGGTTTTGATAGATATAAAATGGTGGTGCAAGTTGTGATTGGTGAGCAGAGAGGAGAAGGAGTTAA AATGGCTGCTCGATGCTTTTGGGATGCTGACACTGATAACTATGCTGAAGATGTCTTCATGAAT GAATACTTGTTCTGTGTTGCTGCTGCATTTGGATGTTTCTACTACTAA